aaatccatttttgtgaatttattttaaatcttaatcattttaatcactacccatataattataaatcaaatataatagttCCTTTAATGATACAAATATAGAAtggtaaaaatttataaattaatgtataaattacatgagataattatattttataggaaAAGGTGTTAATACATGGGATATATTTACTCACAATGGTGGAGGGGTGATAAGAGACAACAGCAATGGTGACGTAGCCTGTGATTCGTATCACAGATATAAAGAAGACGTGCAGTTAATTAGCGACATAggtgtatgtatttaattagttttaaactgtagataaaataaagagtGAATCGTAGAagaattatcgttaattttagGCGGACTTCTATCGATTTTCACTTAGCTGGTCTCGAATCTTGCCGAACGGTTTTTCTAACGTAATAAACCAAGATGgacttaattattataaaaatcttatcgaCGAATTACTCGCAAAAGGTATTCAACCACacgtttcaatatttcattggGATCTTCCggaaaatatggaaaaattaGGTGGTTGGACTAACGAATTAATCATTGATTATTTTGTTGACTACGCAAGAATCGTTTTCAGAGAGCTCGGTCCTAAAGTAAAACTTTTCTATACCTTAAATGAACCAGCTGTATTTTGTGGAGAAGGTTATGGTTTACATACGAAAGCTCCTGGTAAGTCTGAAAggtaatcaaataaaaatttataggaattatatatctatgtatcaaatgtacgataaaattaaatattttaggaaaaaatataactgGAATTGGATCTTATTTGTGCATGCACAATGCATTGAAAGCTCACGCCAAGGTATATCATATGTACGACGAAGAATTCAGATCTGAACAAAAAGGATTGATCTCTATCGTCATATCGTCATCCGCGTATTTCGccaagaatgaaaataatttggcAGCAGAGGATATAGCCTTCCAATTTATTTGTGGCTGGGTAGGTCATCcaatttattcgaaaactGGTGATTATCCCCAAGTAATGAAGAATCGTATAGCAGAAAATAGTAGGATTCAAGGATACTCGAAATCAAGATTGCCTGAATTCACGCCGGAATGGATTGAATATATACGgtagatatgtatttacatatgtatgaattattttaattgatgaatgatattacaataatttaacACTATTATATTCACGATAACACATgcttcaatatattttttaacgcaGAGGAACTTCAGACTTTTTTGCCTTAAATCATTATACTTCTAATCTCGTTGAAATTGTACCGAAGGGACCGAACGATACTTGGTATAGAGATAGCGGAATTAAATTCAGCTACGATCCGAAATGGCCATCCTCTGGTTCGTCATGGTTAAAGGTCAACTTTAAACGATATCTTTATAAACACTAATTCGTAATTCTAATATATTGTCATaaagagattttctttcgatcgaactaTCTATCGAACACatttaacgattttttttctatatttttctttttcttttctttttttcttttcttactcgaGATATACATTTTCTGCAATTAAATGTAACGATTATCAGAAGTCTCTtcttatgaataatttatacatatacattatatagtaCATAATTCATGGATGATGTTTAACCCGTGGAAGAACGCTCGAAGCTTGATCATGATTGTATGCTTGTTATAAACAAGATTTCCACAGTATAATTGTTCATAATTGATTCTTTGTTAAGCAGTGCGAGTGtattcgatgaaaagaaaattgatatcaaAGGGGAATAGAAAATCAATAGTATAGTTTTTAATAGATACACTTCTCGACCGTGAACCtgataatttttatgacaTTCAACTTTGACTTTTCATGCCACGATACTAATAGCTTCttcttgataaatttattgaatatttaatgaattttctctttgataaaataaaaataaaagtaatcgGATCTCATACTTCAAGAATATCTatcattttgttaatatatttaacatttataatattttctgttAATTTAAGATTTCGATGAATATTACAATGAAACTTTATCGATTTCTCTCAtttgtcaaataaaaaattactaatCTTTGAAGTAAATTATAAGTAAATAGACTTACAAAACATACTGAATTGTAGTACCGTGAATGGACAGTGCTGAAAGtctgaaattttgtttttagatAGTTCCTGAGGGATTTAGAAAGATTCTTAAtgcgataaaaaatgaatacaacAATCCACCGGTTATTATTACGGAAAATGGTGTTTCCGACGATGGTAAATTGTCGgacaaaataagaattaaCTATTTTTCTGAGTATCTCAAGGCTATGCTGCAAGCTATATACGAAGATGGTTGTAACATCAAAGGTTATACAGTTTGGAGTTTGATAGACAATTTTGAATGGGAAAATGGTtacatgtaatatttattactaatttaaaacaaaaaataaaaattatttacttttagtattttttcaaatgtttgATACTTTTTGTTTCAGTGAAAAGTTCGGTCTTGTCCAAATTGATTTCGCATCTCCCAACAAAACGAGAACTCCCAAAATGTCAATGGAGTGGTATAAAAACGTAATTAAACAACGAAAAATAACTAATTTTGCACCAAATACAAACGAATACGATGTCGTATCTGTTCGTTAAtggaaaatatgtatttttttttaagtaaaatattataatttgttattataatatacttttaaattattcatatttattaaactgCAAATATTAtactgaaaaaaagaatgttctatatgtatgtattacataatgttatacatttgttatataataaatatacttcacgatatattatgtatgtttCACTGAATCAGACTAATATCTTTTAAGTATCTTTCGTTGAAATTCCAAGTTATTATGATTTGGAGaaatcataaatttaatttgtcgataataatctaaaatgttggacatatatatgtatttgacATGATTTATTTCCTCTATCTAAGCATCACTGTATATCAGCATCTACAATCAGCATCTACAGCAATAGTATACAACATGTGTGATTGatcattaaagataaaatctgTCCTTAGAGAAAACTCGATTAGCGcttgattataaatttcagCGAACAAATATTGCATTTGAAAGATGAccttaatatatcattatatgtTATCTAGTCTTTAGTATTTgcatttatcgataaatttgtCCATATCAGCTGGTACTACTGTCTTTATtcaagtatattatataatcgttaGGAAGtgacaaaagagaaagtagaCGGTAAACTTCGTTAGTCAACTAGGAAATGAAATTCCCATCTTCGATTTCCGATGAAAACAGAAAAgtgaaggaagaagatgaaacaaaaaagatttaatctcCGTCATCGTACTGAGAAGAAACGTTTTAAATCGAGTTGAGACCGATCTTCCGATTAACGAGCTAAATGTTTGCCGAATCGGACGACGAATCTTTGTaactttctgtctttttccgGGTTCTATTCGCAAGCtttttataactattattatttttcataagaaatgctaagaatacgaaagaatatattgaattattttcattattctttgacatattactatataatatttctattaaataacaattgtgaaacatttcaaattcgtcttttatttttaattttaaaatataattataaatttaattaaatagtaaTTTAATGTAAAAGAAGACTTTAAGGATATTTATCATTCCTAGTTTTAGACAATAGTGAGTCTAGAAATAAgtcaataacaataatagtaatcatCCATACTcgaatcataaataataattaaattgcaGAAATTATGTGACTTGTGCTTAATCGTTGATGATAAATTGAACTTGCTAATCACTAACACCTGTTTACTATTAGAATTGAACGTATGTGTAACGTCTATGTGTGACGTTATCGTCACTAATCAAGTATTACTAATTTATGCAGAACTATGCTAGCCATTAAGACATATTGACAACTCACTTATCATAAATGGTTTAACAATTTTCATAGTCAATTagaacgtttaaaaattatccAACATTTCCCAGTCTGATTACCTTAGAAATTAGTATAATTACTTGGAAATTAGCTTACTAATGGCGACAATAATTAATGGCCGTCGACAAGTCACCATGGGTGTAAGTGCGAAATTCTACATCGATTAGcgctttctcttccttctcctctaaCGTTCCTTAGCAACGTACCCTAATCGAGTGGAATGCATTAATATCTATTGAGTAAGCCTCTTAACTAACAGTATTCTCGCATGCATGAAGGAATGAGTGTGAACAAAAATGATATGTCTCGAGTGGATAAAGAGTGTATAGGCAAAGCAATATGCGTGATGTGAAGGAAGAATGTTATATACAAAAGACAATCAATTCTAAGAATGAATAATAAGGCAATGATCCATATGGATGTAAATTTATCGCGAGTTGCTCACGAAAGTATTTCTTGCTAATAAATACTGTGTTTAAGAGTAATTACATATTTGAAAACGATTACGTTGTAACATGCTCTCAAACGGAAACAAAGGAATGTTATTATCAAAGAGCTCTCTTAGAAATATGAATCGGATTTATATTCTAACAGTAGCTATCAGAGAGTAGTAATACGAAAATGCctgcaagaaaaaaatgaagtaaataTGAGACTTTCGAATTAATGACAATATATGAAGTAAATTCAATATTGAACCGATAAATTTGGACGTTATCTC
This genomic interval from Vespula pensylvanica isolate Volc-1 chromosome 8, ASM1446617v1, whole genome shotgun sequence contains the following:
- the LOC122631202 gene encoding myrosinase 1-like, with the translated sequence MIIKCFFFFKVMVYMLLVAISILKQTEALTNVEFPDGFQLGVATASYQIEGAWNTNGKGVNTWDIFTHNGGGVIRDNSNGDVACDSYHRYKEDVQLISDIGADFYRFSLSWSRILPNGFSNVINQDGLNYYKNLIDELLAKGIQPHVSIFHWDLPENMEKLGGWTNELIIDYFVDYARIVFRELGPKVKLFYTLNEPAVFCGEGYGLHTKAPGKNITGIGSYLCMHNALKAHAKVYHMYDEEFRSEQKGLISIVISSSAYFAKNENNLAAEDIAFQFICGWVGHPIYSKTGDYPQVMKNRIAENSRIQGYSKSRLPEFTPEWIEYIRGTSDFFALNHYTSNLVEIVPKGPNDTWYRDSGIKFSYDPKWPSSGSSWLKIVPEGFRKILNAIKNEYNNPPVIITENGVSDDGKLSDKIRINYFSEYLKAMLQAIYEDGCNIKGYTVWSLIDNFEWENGYIEKFGLVQIDFASPNKTRTPKMSMEWYKNVIKQRKITNFAPNTNEYDVVSVR